In Brassica napus cultivar Da-Ae chromosome A3, Da-Ae, whole genome shotgun sequence, the sequence CAGCTTTCTTTTTGCCCTGACGTCTTTTTGTCAATAATCCAAGTTTTTATTGGGCCAAGCCTACAAGGCCCATGAATAAGAAAATTACACAAACGTCCCTCTTCGAGTCAAAATATCTTAGTCCCTCCATGTTGTCAAACCCTAGATCTTCTCACTTACACTGAGACTGAGAGAGTAGCTTCCCAGAGAAAACAATGGCGAATATGAATATGCCGATGGATGTCGTTAACGATCTATTCCTCCGCCTCCCTGCTACTACGCTGGTACGATGTCGCGTCCTCTCGAAGCCTTGCTACTCTCTCATCGACAGTCCCGACTTCATCGCCTCGCATCTCAAACGCACGCTAGAAACCGAAGAGCACCTCATGATCCTGCTACAATCGCCTCAGCTTCTTCGTACGGTGTACCTCGACGCACCGGATAAACTCTCCGACGTCGAGCATCCTCTACAAACCGGCGGCGTCACGGaagttttcggttcggttaacGGTATTATCGGTTTAACGAACTCTCCTCTCGACTTAGCGCTTTTCAATCCATCAACTCGCAAAATCCACCGCCTACCGATTGCGTCTATTGATTTCCCTGAGCATTCCATCAGTCGCGAGAATGTGTTTTACGGATTAGGTTACGATTCGATGAGCGATGATTACAAAGTCGTGAGGATCATTCAGTCTAAGGATGAAGGTGATGAAGGCGATGAAAGCTTTGGTTACGCTTTAGAAATCAAAGTTTTCAGCTTAAAGAGTAATCAATGGAAGAGAATCCGTGTTAACTTTGAGGTTCAGATTCTCTTCATCTACTTCTATTACGATCTGCTGCATCGCCGTGGGAATGGTGTTCTCGCTAGCAACAGTCTTCACTGGATTTTGCCTCGAACTGGTGGACATACTGCGTTCAACACGATTATCAGATTTGATCTTGCTTCTGACAATCTTGGAGTCCTTAACTTCCCGCAGGATCTTTACTGTGAAGATGATATGGATATTGGTGTGTTAGATGGATGCCTTTGCTTGATGTGTTACAGTGAGTCTAGCCATGTGGATGTTTGGATTTTGAGGGAGTATCAAGGAAAATGGAGCAAGTTCATTACTGTGCCGAAACCAGAGACTGTGGTTTCGTTTGAGTTTGTGAGACCTATGATCTACTCCAAGGACAGGAGCAAGATTTTGCTGGAGTTAAACAATGGGAAGCTCGTGTGGTTTGATTTGGAGAGTAAGAGTTTTGAAGCGCTTGAAATAAAGGGCTGTGAGGGTCCGTGTAATGCTGAAATCGTGGTGAGTAGCCTTGTTTTGGGATGTAATGGTGATCCTTGCAGAGCTCAAGAAAAGAAGATAATGCAGGAGAGTGACAACAGGTTGTATGCTTATCTTTCTAAAGTGCTTTATTATTTGATTCCCTGATAAATTTTACAGTAAggcaaacctttttttttttttacagtaagGCAAACCTGTGTATTGGGTATCTTCATTCTTTGAGATTTTAGAATTGCAAATGGTAAAAAGTAACTACTTGCTTAAACATATTATGTTACAATCTCAGGGGGGATGAATGTCTGTCCAAGGGATTCAAGCTGAATTTATGAACAAAGCAGGGGAACTTTATAAAGGTAAGCAATCTAATGGTCGTGAGTGTTTCCTGAGTTGGCATTCTtcataatatatgaaaaatcttaTTGTTTCAAGTGTTTAGGAGTTTGAACTGTGTAGTTGCAGAAATTgacttttggtttgattttcaGGTTCAGGGCGTTAGAGGGGAGAGGAAATTGCTTGAAGCAGCTCTATCAAATTCTAATCCCAGTCTTAGTACTAATTAGCTTTAACCTCTGTAGAAGGTATATTTCTTAAGTGAAGACAGTGTGCTTAGGTAACTTATTTTGAGTATGGACTATTGCAATATAACGCTGTAGTTGGCTGCTGCATATATGAAATCTAAGAATCTAGTAAAACCAAAATCTGGCTGCAAATAGTTACTGAAGAATATTTGACTAAATACACAATTGACATGATGAAAGTCGCCAGTAAACAAAATACACTAGAAACGATCTAACAGCGTTGTGCACAGGACAATGTTTTGAATGTTAGTGATTGATTTGATTGATTACAAGAGAAATGATCACTCACACACACACTCTCCCCTCTAAACCTCACATCCTCTCATCACGTAAATAAACTCCTAAACCCAGATAATCCCCCACCAAAACCCCTCCACCTAATATATAGACAAAATAACTAAACCAAAAAGTTATTAAACCATAGTTACTTTGATTATACTAGAGTTTCTTGCGCTTATCCTCCCTTAACCAATGCTTATTCTGATCCTCTCTTAACCAATTTCCTTATGTGTCAGTTGGTTATCAGCACAATTCAAGCTAACAATGCAACCGAGGAAGTCAACTCATGCATAATCATCGTCTCAGGGATACTGACTTGCTGTTGAAAATGCTAAGTTTATTGTTCCACTGTGGGCTCTTTTTATTCCTCTTAGCCTTGACCTCATTTTGTCCATTAGATCGTGTTGAGACTTATAAAGCTAAATACAATTTTTCTTGGGACGAGCCCACGAggcccaaaaagagaaaaagttaCAATTAATTACACAATTGTCCTTCTTCGAAACAAATATCTGAATCCTGTGAAACCCTTGCGGTGCTCACTCACACTGAGACTGAGAGAGTAGCTTCCCAGAGAAAACAATGGCGAATCTTCCGATGGATATCGTCAACGACGTCTTCCTCCGTCTCCCCGCTACTACGCTGGTCCGATGTCGCGTCCTCTCGAAGCCTTGCTTCTCTCTCATCGACAGTCCTGACTTCGTTGCCTCGCATCTCAAACGCACGCTCGAAACCGGAGATCACCTCATGATCCTACTCCGATCCCCTCGTCTTCTACGTACGGTGTACCTCGACGCACCGGATAAAATCTCAGACGTTGAGCATCCTCTGCAAACCGATGGCTCCACAGAggtttttggttcggttaaCGGCTTAGTTGGTTTAACGAACTCTCCTGTTGACTTAGCTCTTTTCAATCCATCAACTCGGAAGATCCACCGCTTACCGATTGAGCCTATTGATTTCACTGAGCATTCCATCTCTCGCGAGAATGTGTTTTACGGATTAGGTTACGATTCCGTGAGCGACGATTACAAAGTTGTGAGGATGGTTCAGTCTAAGGATAGAGGTATTGAAAGATTTGGCTATCCTTTCGAAGTCAAAGTTTTCAGCTTAAAAAGGAACAGATGGAAGAGAATCCGTGAGGTTCAGATTCTTTTCATTCACTTCTATTACCGTTTTCTGTATCCTAGTGGAAATGGTGTTCTTGCTGGCAACAGTCTTCACTGGATTTTGCCTCGGCGTCAAGGACTTATCGCCGGCAACAGGATAATCAGATTTGATCTTGCGTCTGATGATCTTGGAGTCCTCAGTTTTCCACAGGAGCTTTACTTTGAAGATAATATGGAGATGGGTGTGTTAGATGGCTGCCTTTGCTTCATGTGTTACAGCATGTTTAGCCATGTGGAGGTTTGGATTTTGAGGGAGTATCAAGGAAAATGGTCTAAGTTCATTACTGTGGAGTCGTATAACTTTATCAGACCTCTGATCTATTCTAAGGACAGGAGCAAGATTTTGATGGAGATAAACGGTGAGAAGCTGGTGTGGTATGATTTGGCTAGTAAGAGTTTTGAAACGTTTGTGATAAAGGGTTGTGAGGGTCTTCAATGTAGCGCAGAAATTGTTGTGAGTAGCCTCGTTTTGGGATGTAAAGGTGATCCTCACAGAGCTCGAGAAAAGAAAATGTTGCAGAAGGGTAGCAAAAGGTGGGGGTATGCTCATCTTTATAATGTGCTTTCTTACTTGTTTTGATTCCTTGATCAGATTTCTCGATATGGTCAAGACAATAAGGCAAATCCGAGTCTTGAGTATCTTTATTCTTTGAGATTTTAGGATTGTAAATTGTGACTTGCTAAAAACATCTTATGTTACAATCTCAGGAGAGATGATTTTCTGTCCAAGGGATTCAAGCTGAAGTTATGAACAAAGCAGGGGAACTTTATAAAGGTAAACTTAATGATTCTAATGGTCGTGAATGTTTCCCTCAAGTTGGCATTCTTCACAATATATGAAAATCATATTGTTTATAGTGTTTTGGAGTTTGAACCGTGTAGGTGCttgatcttttggtttgattttcaGGTTCAGGGCGTTAAGGGGGAGAGGAAATTGCTTGAAGCAGCTCTATCAAATTCTAATCCCAGTCTTAGTACTAATTAGCTTTAACCTCTATAGAAGGTATATTCCTTAAGAGAAGACAGTGTGCTTAGGTAACTTCTTTTGAGGATTGCATGTTGCAATATAACGCTGTCGTTGACTGCtgcatatataaaatttaagcatctagtaaaattaaaatcagtCTGCAAATAGTTACTGAAGAATATTTGATTAGATACACAATAATATAAAGAAAAGCGTgataattagaagaaaaaaaattgttgataaacaaaaacataagaaaCTAGCTACCAGAGTTGATTCAAGCTAACAAGTCAATTGACTGTCTTGTTGAAGAAAAGGcaatcagatttttttctaaatcaaaTTTGTCCATGAGGTTGTGTTGTGACTTGAAAAGATTAATACATTTTTTCTTACGAGATTTAGTGGGCCGAGCATACGAGGCCCACAAATGTACTTGGAAACAAATATCTAAATCACCAGGGATTGTAATTTTGTGAAACCCTTGATTTTCTCGGTCACACCGAGACTGAGAGAGAGTAGCTTCCCAGAGAAGACAATGGCGAATATGCCGATGGATATCGTCACCGACGTCTTCCTCCGTCTCCCCGCTTCTATGCTGGTCCGATGCCGCGTCCTCTCGAAGCCTTGCTTCTCTCTCATCGACAGTCCCGACTTCGTCGCATCGCATCTCAAACGCACGCTCGAAACCGAAGAGCACCTCATGATCTTGCTGCAATCCGATCGCCTTTTACGTACGGTGTACCTCGACGCACCGGATAAACTCTCCGACGTTGAGAATCCTTTGCCAACCGGTGGTTTCACGgaggttttcggttcggttaacGGTTTGATCGGTTTAACCAACTCTCCTGTTGATTTATCGATTTTCAATCCATCGACTCGCAAAATCCACCGCTTACCGATCGAGCCTATCGATTTCCCTCAATATTCCATCACTCGCCAGTATGTGTTTTACGGATTAGGTCACGATTCGGTGAGTGATGATTACAAAGTCGTGAGGATGGTTCAGTGTAAGCATAAAGATGGTGATGGAGGTTATCCTTTCGAAATCAAAGTTTTCAGCTTAAAGAGTAATAAATGGAAGAGAATCCATCTTCGCTTTGAGGTTCAGAATCTCTTATCCCACTTCTATTACAATCTAACGTATCGTAGTGGGAATGGTGTTCTTGCTAGCAACAGTTTTCACTGGATTCTACCTCGAAGTGAAGGATATATCGAATTCAACACTGTCATCAGATTTGATCTTGCCTCTGACGATCTTGGTGTCCTTAGCTTCCCAGAGGAGCTTTACC encodes:
- the LOC106432043 gene encoding F-box protein At4g22390 isoform X2 gives rise to the protein MANMNMPMDVVNDLFLRLPATTLVRCRVLSKPCYSLIDSPDFIASHLKRTLETEEHLMILLQSPQLLRTVYLDAPDKLSDVEHPLQTGGVTEVFGSVNGIIGLTNSPLDLALFNPSTRKIHRLPIASIDFPEHSISRENVFYGLGYDSMSDDYKVVRIIQSKDEGDEGDESFGYALEIKVFSLKSNQWKRIRVNFEVQILFIYFYYDLLHRRGNGVLASNSLHWILPRTGGHTAFNTIIRFDLASDNLGVLNFPQDLYCEDDMDIGVLDGCLCLMCYSESSHVDVWILREYQGKWSKFITVPKPETVVSFEFVRPMIYSKDRSKILLELNNGKLVWFDLESKSFEALEIKGCEGPCNAEIVVSSLVLGCNGDPCRAQEKKIMQESDNRGDECLSKGFKLNL
- the LOC106432043 gene encoding F-box protein At4g22390 isoform X1; its protein translation is MANMNMPMDVVNDLFLRLPATTLVRCRVLSKPCYSLIDSPDFIASHLKRTLETEEHLMILLQSPQLLRTVYLDAPDKLSDVEHPLQTGGVTEVFGSVNGIIGLTNSPLDLALFNPSTRKIHRLPIASIDFPEHSISRENVFYGLGYDSMSDDYKVVRIIQSKDEGDEGDESFGYALEIKVFSLKSNQWKRIRVNFEVQILFIYFYYDLLHRRGNGVLASNSLHWILPRTGGHTAFNTIIRFDLASDNLGVLNFPQDLYCEDDMDIGVLDGCLCLMCYSESSHVDVWILREYQGKWSKFITVPKPETVVSFEFVRPMIYSKDRSKILLELNNGKLVWFDLESKSFEALEIKGCEGPCNAEIVVSSLVLGCNGDPCRAQEKKIMQESDNSKANLCIGYLHSLRF
- the LOC106432063 gene encoding F-box protein At4g22390-like; amino-acid sequence: MANLPMDIVNDVFLRLPATTLVRCRVLSKPCFSLIDSPDFVASHLKRTLETGDHLMILLRSPRLLRTVYLDAPDKISDVEHPLQTDGSTEVFGSVNGLVGLTNSPVDLALFNPSTRKIHRLPIEPIDFTEHSISRENVFYGLGYDSVSDDYKVVRMVQSKDRGIERFGYPFEVKVFSLKRNRWKRIREVQILFIHFYYRFLYPSGNGVLAGNSLHWILPRRQGLIAGNRIIRFDLASDDLGVLSFPQELYFEDNMEMGVLDGCLCFMCYSMFSHVEVWILREYQGKWSKFITVESYNFIRPLIYSKDRSKILMEINGEKLVWYDLASKSFETFVIKGCEGLQCSAEIVVSSLVLGCKGDPHRAREKKMLQKGSKRRDDFLSKGFKLKL
- the LOC111198395 gene encoding F-box protein At4g22390 isoform X2, with the translated sequence MANMPMDIVTDVFLRLPASMLVRCRVLSKPCFSLIDSPDFVASHLKRTLETEEHLMILLQSDRLLRTVYLDAPDKLSDVENPLPTGGFTEVFGSVNGLIGLTNSPVDLSIFNPSTRKIHRLPIEPIDFPQYSITRQYVFYGLGHDSVSDDYKVVRMVQCKHKDGDGGYPFEIKVFSLKSNKWKRIHLRFEVQNLLSHFYYNLTYRSGNGVLASNSFHWILPRSEGYIEFNTVIRFDLASDDLGVLSFPEELYHEDYMDIGVLDGSLCLMCYGDFSHVDVWILREYGGKWSKFITVPTSETVVSLEFVRPLIYSKDRSKILLEINNGKLFWFDLGSKSFEMLVIKGYDEDRPWNVEIVVSSLVLGCKGDPRRAREKKMMQKVNKRRDDFLSKGFKLKL